The following DNA comes from Corallococcus silvisoli.
CGGCGGTTCTTCGAGGACGACGTGCGCGTTGGTGCCACTGAAGCCGAAGGCGCTGACCCCGGCGATGCGCGGTCGCTTGCCTCGGGGCCATGGGAGCGGCTGGCGCGGGACGGACAGCGGGAGGTCCTTCCACGGAATGCGGCTGCTCAGCTCCCCCAACGTCGGGTAGCCGGGGAGGGTCTCCTGCTGGAGCGAGAGGATCACCTTGAAGAGCCCCGCCATCCCGGCGGCGATCTCCAGGTGCCCGACGAGGGTCTTCGCCGAACCCAGGAGGAGCGGCCGGTCCTGGGGCCTGTCCGGACCGAAGACCTGTGCCAGCGCGCCCACTTCGATGGGGTCTCCCAGCGCGGTGCCGGTCCCATGGGTCTCGACGTAGTCGACGTCCCCCGGCTTCACGCCGGCCCGCGCGAGCGCTCGGCGTACAAGCGCCTCCTGCATCGGGCCGTTGGGGACCGTGAGCCCAGAGCTCGCGCCATCCTGGTTGAGGGCGGAGCCGCGGATCACCGCGAGGACGCGGTCCCCATCCGCCCGGGCAGCCGACAACGTCTTGAGCACGAGGGCCGCGACTCCCTCGGAGCGCACATAGCCGTTGGCCAGCTCGTCGAAGGTCTTGCAGCGGCCGTCAGGCGCCATCATCCGCGCCTTGGAGAAGGCCGCGGTGATCTCCGGCGCGAGGATGACGTTCACGCTGGCCGCGAGCGCGACCTGGCACTCCCCCTTGCGCAGGCTCTCGGCCGCGTAGTGCACCGCGACCAGCGCGGACGAGCACGCCGTTTCGAAGGACACGCACGGCCCGTTGAAGCCGAAGGTGTACGCGAGCCTCCCTGCGGCGACGCTCGTGGCATTGCCCGTCCCCAGGTAGGCCGTCACGTTCTCGACGCGCTGGAGCGCCATCCGGCAGTAGTCCGACGTGCACACGCCGACGAACACGCCGCCCGGCGTGCCGTACAGCGCATCCGGCGACAGCCCTGCGTTCTCGAGCGCCTCCCAGGACAGCTCCAGCAGCAGGCGCTGCTGCGGGTCCATCAGCGCCGCTTCGCGCGGTGAGATGCCGAAGAACGGGGCATCGAACCGGTCGATGTGCTCCAGGAAGCCGCCGTAGCGCGTCGACATCTTTCCCGGCGCATCCGGGTCCGGGTCGTACAGCGCGTCGATGTTCCAACGCTCCCGAGGCACCTCCGTGATGCTCGGCTCGCCACGGTGGAGCAGGGTCCAGTAGGCATCCGGGCCCTCCGCGCCTGGAAACCGGCAGCTCATCCCCACGATGGCGATCGGCTCGTCCTGGGTCTTGCGCAGGACCGCGACCTCGTTCTCCAACCGCTCGATGATGCGGAGGACCTTCTCTGAATCCCGGACGGTCTGCGACATGACGTGATGACTCCTGCGTGTCTGGGAGGGGTGGGTCAGTTGACGCGCTTCTCTCGGCCTGCCCAGTACGGCTCGCGCAGGACGCGCTTCAACACCTTGCCGCTCGGGTTCCTCGGCAGTGCGTCGACGAACTCCACCGTCCGCAGCATCTTGAAGCTCGCGAGGTGCTTGCGCGCGAACGCCATGATGTCGGCCTTGCTCACCGTCGATCCGGGGCGACGCACCACGATCGCGATGGGCAGCTCACCCCAGCGTTCGTCGGGGATTCCAATCACCGCCACGTCCGCGAGCTCCTCGTGCTGGACGAGGACGCGCTCGAGCTCCGCCGGATAGATGTTCTCTCCCGCGGAGATGATCAGGTCCTTGATCCGGTCGGTGACGTAGACGAAGCCATCCTCGTCCACGTACCCGGCGTCGCCGGTGTGAAGCCATCCGTCCACGAGCGTCCTGCGGGTCTCCTCGGGGAGCTTCCAGTACTCCAGCATGTGTCCCGCGGTCTTGAACGCGATCTCCCCGACCTGTCCGGGCGGGAGGGCGCCGCCGTCCGGCCCGAGGATCTTCACCGACACGCCCCGCAGCGGCCTGCCCGCCGACTTGAGCCGCGGGTTGGTCGGATCCAGGTGCTCCGCCGAGGGCAGGAACACCGCCATGTTGGTGGTCTCGGACAGGCCGTAGTTCTGCGTGAAGCGGCACTTGAAGAGCCCCTGTGCTCGCTCCAGGAGCGGCCTGGGCATGGGCGAGCCGCCATAGACGAGCTGGTCGACCGATGACAGGTTCGCGGTCCGGCTGCCGGGCTCCGACAGCATGAAGCGGATCATCGCCGGGACGAAGGCGACCTTGGTGATGGCGTGCTTCTCGATGAGCTCGAGCGCGGAGGCGCCCGTGAACACCTTCATGATCACGTTCGTCGCGCCGTTGACCAGCCCATGGACCCCGAACCACAGCCCCCCGACATGGAACGTGGGCAGCGCGAGCAGGGTGATGTCGCCGTCCTTCCAGTGGATCAGCTCGTCACCCGAGCGCACGACCTCGCGGATGACATCGAGGAAGCAGCCATGGGACAGCACCACGCCCTTGGGTCTTCCACTGGTGCCGCTGGTGTAGACCTGCACGACCGCCTGGTCCTTGTCGACGGGGATCGCCTCGTGCCGTCCTGGTCGCGCATCGCGCCACGCCGGGTACACCGGGTAACGCTCGGAGGCGTCATCGAGCACGATGACGCGCCTCAGCCGGGGGCAGGATGGCAGGAAGGCCTCGACCATCGCCGTCAGCTCCGGCGTGATGAACAACAGCTCCGACTCGGAGTCCTGGACGATGTAGGCGAGCTCGCTCGCCTCCAGCCGCCAGTTGATGCTGAGCATCACCATCCCGGCCTTCGCGCAGCCGAAGAGCAGTTCGTATGCGCTCTCGCTGTCCGTCCCCAGCACCGCGACGCGCGCCTGACGCGGGAGCCCCTCCGCGATGAGCGCGTTCGCGACGCGGTTGCTGCGCTCCTCCAGGGCGGCGTAGGAGACGCGGCGCCCCTCCGCGATGAGCGCGGTGTGTTCAGGGATCGCACGCGCATGGAGGCCCGGGATGTCGGCCAGCGTCGCGACGGCGTCGTAATGCTCCAGCATGATGGCTCGCTCTCTTGGGGACGTGGGCGCTCCGCTGACGCGACAGGCCTGACTGGGACCTGTCACGTCAGCGTGCGCCGCGGGGGGCCGGGCGACTCAGACCTCGTACTTCTCCAACTTCTTTCGAAGCTGCTCCTCGATGGACTCCTGCTGCTCGGACGCTGCTGCGTCCTGGCTCGCTCCGGAATCTTCCTCGCCGCCGGAGGGGGACCTCGCTGCCTCCCCGAACGCGACGCTCACGACGTACGCGGCCAGGCTCTCCGGGCTGGGGTAGTCGAACAGGAGCGTCGTGCGGAGCGCACAGCCCAGCTCCTCTTCGAGCAGCTCCTTGAACTCCAGCGCCCGCTTCGAGTCGACGCCCAGGTTCTCGAAGCGCGACCGTGGATGGAGCTCACGCTCGTCGACGCCCAGCTCGTCGCCGAGGGTCCGCAGGATGGACTCCACGAGCAGGGTCGCTCGCGCGGACGGGGGCGCGGCGGTGAGACGGTCGCGCAGTCCCAGGAGCGAGTTCATGCGGCCCCCCGGGCGGGCATGTTCGACCTGCGCGCCGCGTCGGCGCGCTTCGCGTAGTTCTCCACGATCTTCGAGTACAGGTTGAGCAGGCCGTACACGGCATCCTCGGCGAACAGGCCGGTGTCGTAGTCGAGCTCGATCGTGATGTCCGTCGGCAGCACGAAGACGTTGCAGCAGAGGTCGAACTCGATCCGGTCATTCACCGCCGCCACCAGCGCGGGTTGATGGCTGCCAAAGCGTGGCAGTTGGCTGACCGGCTCCACGTTGAACGTCACCTCGACTGGCGCCCCTTGGGCCTCCGAGGTCACCGCGCGGTACTGCTCGCACATCTCCTGGTAGGGGAACATCGCGTGCTTGAACAGCTCCGCCATGTCGTGGCGTGCGCGCGCCAGGATGGTGTCGAACGTCGCGTCCTGGCCATGGACCGGGAGCAGCGGCAACAGGTTGACGCAGGTCCCGACCACCTGCTTGAGGTCTCGCGTCGTGCGGTTGGCGAAGGGAATCCCGAGGATGGGCAGGCGGGTCCGGTAGGCCCGGTTGAGGAACACCTGGAAGCCCGCCAGCAGCGCGGTGAACGGCGTCACGCCGTCCGCCCGGGCCTGCTCCTTGAACAGGGCGGTGACCTCCT
Coding sequences within:
- a CDS encoding acyl carrier protein, which translates into the protein MNSLLGLRDRLTAAPPSARATLLVESILRTLGDELGVDERELHPRSRFENLGVDSKRALEFKELLEEELGCALRTTLLFDYPSPESLAAYVVSVAFGEAARSPSGGEEDSGASQDAAASEQQESIEEQLRKKLEKYEV
- a CDS encoding long-chain-fatty-acid--CoA ligase, producing MLEHYDAVATLADIPGLHARAIPEHTALIAEGRRVSYAALEERSNRVANALIAEGLPRQARVAVLGTDSESAYELLFGCAKAGMVMLSINWRLEASELAYIVQDSESELLFITPELTAMVEAFLPSCPRLRRVIVLDDASERYPVYPAWRDARPGRHEAIPVDKDQAVVQVYTSGTSGRPKGVVLSHGCFLDVIREVVRSGDELIHWKDGDITLLALPTFHVGGLWFGVHGLVNGATNVIMKVFTGASALELIEKHAITKVAFVPAMIRFMLSEPGSRTANLSSVDQLVYGGSPMPRPLLERAQGLFKCRFTQNYGLSETTNMAVFLPSAEHLDPTNPRLKSAGRPLRGVSVKILGPDGGALPPGQVGEIAFKTAGHMLEYWKLPEETRRTLVDGWLHTGDAGYVDEDGFVYVTDRIKDLIISAGENIYPAELERVLVQHEELADVAVIGIPDERWGELPIAIVVRRPGSTVSKADIMAFARKHLASFKMLRTVEFVDALPRNPSGKVLKRVLREPYWAGREKRVN